One Chitinophagaceae bacterium C216 genomic window carries:
- the aviRb gene encoding 23S rRNA (uridine(2479)-2'-O)-methyltransferase, translating into MLTKSEAKYIQTLSQKKQRDAESLFVVEGPKIVSEAFAAQNIRIRKIYATEEWLLQNKTAISGREFQLVTDIELKKISQLTTPNQVLALIEKPFHQKFEFKKDHLALVLDGIQDPGNMGTIIRTADWFGIRQIICSTDCADAYGSKVVQATMGSIFRIELLYTDLAAWLQQQSGVKIYGASLNGKPLQTFETLHQGLLVIGNESRGIRENVLPLLHEKITIPKIGAAESLNAAVATGIILSHLT; encoded by the coding sequence CCAAATATATTCAAACTTTAAGCCAAAAAAAACAAAGGGATGCTGAAAGCCTTTTTGTTGTGGAAGGCCCCAAGATAGTAAGTGAAGCATTTGCTGCACAAAATATCCGTATCCGCAAGATTTATGCTACGGAAGAATGGTTATTACAGAACAAAACCGCCATATCTGGGCGAGAATTTCAGCTAGTAACCGATATCGAATTAAAAAAAATATCCCAACTCACTACTCCCAATCAGGTATTGGCACTGATAGAAAAACCTTTCCACCAAAAATTTGAATTTAAGAAAGACCATTTAGCTCTGGTACTGGATGGTATTCAGGACCCCGGCAATATGGGTACTATTATACGCACTGCTGACTGGTTTGGGATTAGACAGATTATTTGCAGTACAGACTGTGCCGATGCGTATGGCTCTAAAGTAGTACAAGCTACTATGGGTAGCATTTTTAGGATTGAATTGTTATATACCGATTTGGCTGCTTGGCTACAGCAACAGTCTGGCGTAAAGATTTACGGTGCTTCTTTAAACGGAAAACCCTTGCAAACCTTCGAAACTCTACACCAAGGATTGCTAGTTATTGGTAACGAATCTCGCGGAATTAGGGAAAATGTGCTGCCGCTGCTTCATGAGAAAATTACAATTCCTAAAATCGGTGCTGCCGAATCTCTAAATGCGGCAGTGGCTACAGGCATTATTCTTTCTCACCTCACTTAA
- the nadB gene encoding L-aspartate oxidase has protein sequence MQQVDFLVIGTGIAGLTYAYKMASRYPDKKVLILTKADAEETNTKYAQGGVAVVRDWQNDSFEKHIEDTLIAGDGLCNEKVVEIVVKDGPERIQELIDLGANFDKEESGDYKLGKEGGHSESRIIHHKDITGWEMERTLLNAVAGMSNIEIINHCFVVDIITQHHLGYLVTKATPDIECYGVYALNQKTNDIETILAKTTYLATGGNGQVYRTTTNPAIATGDGVAMVYRAKGRIENMEFIQFHPTALYEPGLRGQAFLITEAVRGDGGILRNKKGEAFMARYDERKDLAPRDIVARAIDNEMKTEGTEHVWLDCRHMDQEKFIEHFPNIYEKCKSIGIDVSKDMIPVAPAAHYSCGGIKVDEWGQTSIKNLYAVGECSSTGLHGANRLASNSLLEAMVFAHRCFLHVSHKVDNNLLSEHPTRKLNIPAWNAMGTSTPKELILITQSLKELQQVMSDYVGIVRNNIRLERAIKRIDLLWEETEQLYKTSTLSPNILELRNLITVGYLIVKGAIFRKESRGLNYNTDYPYKSKLIQNIVL, from the coding sequence ATGCAACAGGTAGATTTTTTAGTAATAGGCACAGGTATAGCCGGCCTTACATATGCCTATAAAATGGCATCCCGATACCCCGATAAAAAAGTCCTGATACTTACTAAGGCCGATGCCGAAGAAACGAACACTAAGTATGCACAGGGCGGGGTGGCTGTAGTGCGAGACTGGCAGAATGATAGTTTTGAAAAACACATAGAAGATACCCTGATTGCAGGCGATGGGCTGTGTAATGAGAAGGTTGTGGAAATTGTTGTAAAAGACGGTCCCGAACGCATACAGGAATTAATAGACCTAGGCGCTAATTTTGACAAGGAAGAAAGCGGCGATTACAAATTGGGTAAGGAAGGTGGGCACAGCGAATCGCGCATCATTCATCATAAAGATATTACCGGCTGGGAGATGGAACGCACCCTGCTGAATGCAGTAGCCGGCATGAGCAATATCGAAATCATCAATCACTGCTTTGTCGTAGACATTATTACCCAACACCACTTGGGCTATCTGGTCACCAAAGCCACTCCGGATATTGAATGCTACGGCGTGTACGCTTTAAATCAAAAGACAAACGACATAGAAACCATCCTTGCCAAAACCACTTACCTAGCAACAGGAGGCAACGGTCAGGTGTATAGAACCACAACCAACCCTGCCATTGCTACAGGTGATGGCGTAGCGATGGTATACCGTGCCAAAGGACGTATCGAGAATATGGAATTTATACAGTTCCATCCCACAGCCCTATACGAACCCGGCCTGAGAGGGCAGGCTTTTTTAATTACAGAAGCTGTGCGCGGCGACGGTGGTATTCTGCGTAATAAAAAAGGCGAAGCCTTCATGGCTCGCTATGATGAGAGAAAAGATTTGGCGCCTCGCGACATCGTAGCACGTGCCATCGACAATGAAATGAAAACTGAGGGAACAGAGCACGTATGGCTGGATTGTCGACACATGGACCAAGAAAAATTCATCGAACACTTTCCCAATATTTATGAAAAATGTAAGAGTATCGGTATAGACGTAAGCAAGGACATGATCCCTGTGGCTCCTGCAGCGCATTATAGCTGTGGAGGTATTAAAGTAGATGAGTGGGGACAGACCTCCATCAAAAACCTTTATGCCGTGGGCGAATGCAGCAGCACCGGACTGCACGGTGCTAACCGCTTAGCAAGCAACTCCCTACTCGAAGCTATGGTATTTGCGCACAGATGTTTTCTACATGTATCGCATAAAGTAGATAATAATCTACTTTCGGAACACCCCACTCGCAAGCTGAACATACCGGCGTGGAATGCCATGGGGACCAGCACGCCTAAAGAGCTGATACTTATTACCCAAAGCCTTAAAGAGTTGCAGCAAGTAATGAGCGATTATGTAGGTATTGTACGTAACAACATCAGACTGGAACGCGCCATCAAAAGAATCGATTTGCTCTGGGAAGAAACAGAGCAATTGTATAAAACCAGTACACTTTCACCCAATATCCTGGAACTACGCAATCTGATTACAGTGGGCTATCTGATTGTGAAAGGAGCTATCTTCCGTAAGGAAAGTCGCGGACTGAATTATAATACCGATTATCCTTATAAAAGCAAGCTGATACAGAACATCGTATTATAA
- the tal gene encoding Transaldolase: MKFFIDTANLDQIKEANDLGILDGVTTNPSLMAKEGIKGQEAIMKHYLDICEIVNGDVSAEVVSTDYEGIIEEGKKLAALHPNIVVKVPMIKDGIKAIKWFTDNGIKTNCTLVFSAGQAILAAKAGATYVSPFIGRIDDSGWDGVQLIEQIAHIYNVQGFKTQVLAASIRNTNHIIRCAEAGADVCTCPLEPILGLLKHPLTDIGLAKFLEDAKKWQ, translated from the coding sequence ATGAAATTCTTTATTGATACGGCTAACCTCGATCAAATCAAAGAGGCCAACGACTTAGGTATCTTAGATGGTGTGACCACTAACCCCTCCTTAATGGCCAAAGAAGGGATTAAGGGACAGGAGGCCATTATGAAGCACTACCTCGACATCTGCGAAATCGTAAATGGCGACGTAAGTGCCGAAGTGGTAAGCACCGATTATGAAGGCATTATTGAAGAAGGGAAAAAGCTAGCAGCCCTTCATCCTAATATTGTGGTAAAAGTACCGATGATTAAAGACGGTATTAAAGCCATCAAATGGTTTACCGACAATGGTATTAAAACCAACTGTACACTAGTATTCAGTGCCGGACAGGCTATATTGGCTGCAAAAGCCGGAGCTACTTATGTTTCGCCATTTATCGGCCGTATTGACGATAGCGGCTGGGATGGTGTTCAGCTAATCGAGCAAATCGCTCATATCTACAATGTGCAAGGCTTTAAAACCCAAGTATTGGCAGCCTCCATTCGCAACACAAATCATATCATTCGCTGTGCCGAAGCCGGAGCTGATGTATGTACCTGTCCGCTGGAACCCATTTTGGGCTTATTAAAACATCCGCTTACTGATATAGGTCTGGCTAAGTTCTTGGAAGATGCCAAGAAATGGCAGTAA
- the lolC gene encoding Lipoprotein-releasing system transmembrane protein LolC, translating to MIITLAFANGFQQKVSEKIFSFSGHIRVQYVTPFASLTSEEIAINADSSTMLKIKADPDVQTIHPYATRYAILKTPEDLQGVLVKGIDKHFDFTRLEEFMVKGRFLSFNDSSYSRDIVISQKTASELKLDVGDRVLIYFIRPDGSKRPDRLTVKGIFKTGISDFDNTFALGDLKLIRRLNGWEEDEIGGYEIFLKDYRKVDEVIQHLETLPDLPPTWSVRNIKELAPNIFDWLNMQNVTRNVLIGIMIIVAIINLITCLIILVLERMRMVGILKAVGATDWMVQKIFLQHSTFIALTGILAGAAIGLGLLYAQIKTGFIKLNEEAYYLHTAAVKISAWEVALICFSTFIICFLVLMIPSYIVRKVQPVKAIHFR from the coding sequence ATGATTATTACTTTGGCTTTTGCCAACGGCTTCCAGCAAAAAGTTAGTGAAAAGATTTTCAGTTTCTCCGGACACATAAGGGTGCAGTATGTAACCCCTTTTGCATCCTTAACTTCAGAGGAAATTGCCATTAATGCCGACAGTAGCACCATGCTGAAAATCAAAGCCGACCCTGACGTACAAACTATTCATCCCTATGCCACACGTTATGCCATTCTAAAAACACCTGAAGACCTACAAGGGGTACTCGTGAAAGGTATAGATAAGCATTTCGATTTCACCAGGCTGGAGGAGTTTATGGTTAAAGGCCGTTTTCTGTCATTTAACGACAGTTCTTATAGCCGGGACATTGTTATTTCCCAAAAAACTGCATCTGAATTAAAACTCGATGTAGGCGACCGAGTGCTCATCTATTTTATCCGACCCGACGGTTCTAAAAGACCTGATCGCCTCACTGTGAAAGGGATATTTAAAACCGGTATTAGCGACTTTGATAACACATTTGCACTGGGCGATTTAAAACTCATTCGCAGACTTAACGGCTGGGAAGAAGACGAAATAGGCGGATATGAAATTTTCCTGAAGGATTACAGAAAAGTCGATGAAGTAATCCAACACCTCGAAACGCTGCCCGACCTTCCCCCCACGTGGAGTGTACGTAATATCAAAGAGCTGGCGCCCAATATTTTCGATTGGCTTAATATGCAAAATGTAACACGCAATGTGCTCATCGGTATCATGATTATTGTAGCTATTATTAATCTCATTACCTGCCTCATCATATTAGTACTCGAACGCATGCGTATGGTAGGTATTTTGAAAGCCGTTGGTGCTACAGATTGGATGGTACAGAAGATATTTTTGCAACACAGCACATTCATTGCCCTCACCGGTATTCTGGCAGGAGCTGCAATTGGCCTAGGTTTATTGTATGCCCAGATAAAAACAGGTTTTATCAAGCTTAACGAAGAAGCATATTATCTCCATACCGCAGCCGTTAAAATATCGGCCTGGGAAGTGGCACTTATCTGTTTCAGCACCTTTATCATTTGTTTTTTGGTACTGATGATTCCCTCTTACATCGTAAGAAAAGTGCAGCCGGTAAAGGCCATCCATTTCAGATAA
- the ychF gene encoding Ribosome-binding ATPase YchF: protein MALQAGIVGLPNVGKSTLFNAVSNSAKAQASNYRFCTIEPNVGLVDVPDERLDKLAELVQPLRTVPTQIEIVDIAGLVRGASKGEGLGNKFLANIREVDAIIHVIRCFEDENILREEGPINPIGDKEIIDTELQLKDLESVEKQIQKKEKQAKSDPKVRDEVAVLQRCKAHLEQGKSIRSLDLSKEEKAVIADLFLLTEKPVLYVANVDEPSMHTGNKFSEALKKVADDEGAEMIVMNNSIEAQIAEMEDADDKAMFMEEYQMKEPALNRLIRSTYKLLGLKTYFTAGVQEVRAWTFHNGWKAPQCAGVIHSDFEKGFIKAEVISYEDFMQYKSEAACREAGKLRIEGKEYIVQDGDIMHFRFNV, encoded by the coding sequence ATGGCATTACAGGCAGGTATAGTAGGATTGCCCAATGTTGGGAAATCAACTTTGTTTAATGCAGTGAGCAATAGCGCCAAAGCTCAGGCTAGTAACTATAGGTTCTGTACTATTGAACCTAATGTAGGGTTGGTAGATGTACCGGATGAGAGACTGGATAAACTGGCCGAGCTGGTACAACCATTGCGTACCGTGCCTACACAAATCGAAATCGTAGATATTGCCGGACTGGTAAGAGGTGCCAGTAAGGGGGAAGGTTTGGGAAATAAATTTCTAGCTAATATTCGAGAGGTAGATGCCATTATTCACGTGATTCGTTGTTTTGAGGATGAAAATATCCTACGTGAGGAAGGGCCTATCAATCCGATTGGAGATAAGGAAATTATTGATACAGAGCTGCAGTTAAAGGATCTGGAAAGCGTAGAAAAGCAAATTCAAAAGAAGGAGAAGCAGGCAAAAAGTGATCCTAAAGTTAGAGATGAGGTAGCTGTACTACAACGTTGTAAAGCCCACCTGGAGCAGGGAAAGAGCATTCGCTCATTAGATCTGAGCAAAGAGGAAAAAGCCGTAATTGCCGATTTATTCCTGCTTACTGAAAAACCGGTGCTTTATGTAGCTAATGTGGATGAGCCTTCTATGCATACAGGTAACAAATTCTCTGAGGCGCTTAAAAAGGTGGCCGATGATGAAGGTGCGGAAATGATTGTGATGAATAATTCCATTGAAGCACAGATTGCCGAAATGGAAGATGCAGATGATAAGGCGATGTTTATGGAAGAGTATCAGATGAAAGAACCCGCACTGAACCGCTTGATTCGCTCTACTTACAAACTGTTAGGACTGAAGACCTATTTTACAGCCGGTGTGCAAGAAGTGCGAGCCTGGACCTTTCACAATGGTTGGAAAGCGCCTCAATGTGCCGGTGTTATACACTCAGACTTTGAAAAAGGATTTATCAAAGCTGAAGTAATATCTTACGAAGATTTTATGCAGTATAAGAGCGAAGCGGCTTGTAGAGAAGCAGGAAAACTGAGGATAGAAGGCAAAGAGTATATAGTGCAGGACGGAGATATTATGCACTTTAGATTTAATGTATGA
- the ade_1 gene encoding Adenine deaminase, with amino-acid sequence MFVITGNLVDIDQRKIYPAKVQVENGRISAIVPLTASEPHAPFLLPGFVDSHVHIESSMLIPSEFARLAVVHGTVATVSDPHEIANVCGMQGVEFMIENGKTVPFKFNFGAPSCVPATTFETAGAVLGVNEVKALLQKEEIRYLSEMMNFPGVLNGDAEVMHKIKAAQDLGKPIDGHAPGLRGEAAQKYISAGISTDHECFTAEEALDKLSAGMKIVIREGSAAKNFEALIDLLHEYPDKIMFCSDDKHPDSLAEGHINQLCARAVAKGIDVFHVLQAACVNPVRHYHLDVGLLKEGDPADFVLIKDLTSFEVLQTYINGELVANNGETLITSPQATSLNNFNCSFKAPEDFAIPLSDSQKIHVIEALDGQLITHRIEETPKIQDGNAVSDIDRDILKIAVVNRYAEAPVARAFIKSFGLKNGAIASSVAHDSHNIVAVGTDDASICRAVNLIIQYKGGVSAVTSGAKVQEMILPLPVAGLMSLDDGYKVAQAYTAIDAMAKEMGSTLSAPFMTLSFMALLVIPELKLSDKGLFDGVKFAFI; translated from the coding sequence GTGTTTGTAATAACTGGAAATTTGGTTGATATAGATCAACGGAAAATATATCCGGCCAAAGTACAGGTTGAAAACGGCAGGATTAGTGCCATTGTTCCCCTTACTGCTTCTGAGCCCCATGCTCCGTTTTTACTTCCGGGTTTTGTGGACAGTCATGTACATATCGAAAGCAGCATGCTCATTCCCTCCGAGTTTGCGCGATTGGCAGTGGTACATGGTACAGTGGCTACTGTAAGCGACCCTCATGAAATAGCCAATGTATGCGGAATGCAGGGAGTGGAGTTCATGATTGAAAATGGCAAGACAGTTCCTTTTAAATTCAACTTTGGTGCCCCTAGCTGTGTGCCGGCTACTACCTTTGAAACCGCAGGTGCCGTATTGGGAGTAAATGAAGTAAAAGCACTACTTCAGAAAGAAGAAATAAGATACTTGAGTGAAATGATGAATTTTCCGGGCGTGCTGAATGGAGATGCCGAAGTGATGCACAAAATAAAAGCTGCTCAAGACTTGGGAAAGCCCATCGATGGTCATGCACCGGGATTAAGAGGTGAGGCGGCTCAGAAGTATATCAGCGCCGGTATCAGTACCGATCATGAATGCTTTACTGCTGAAGAAGCCCTGGATAAGCTATCTGCAGGAATGAAGATTGTGATACGGGAAGGTAGCGCCGCTAAGAATTTTGAAGCACTGATCGATCTGCTACATGAATACCCCGACAAAATCATGTTTTGCAGCGATGATAAACATCCGGATAGTCTTGCTGAAGGGCATATCAATCAGCTTTGTGCACGGGCAGTAGCGAAAGGTATTGATGTATTTCATGTCTTACAGGCAGCTTGTGTCAATCCCGTTCGCCATTACCACCTCGATGTGGGGTTGTTAAAGGAAGGAGATCCGGCTGATTTTGTTTTGATTAAAGACCTTACAAGTTTTGAAGTACTTCAAACGTATATCAACGGAGAGCTGGTGGCAAATAATGGTGAAACATTGATTACATCTCCTCAGGCCACCAGTCTTAATAATTTTAATTGTTCCTTTAAAGCTCCCGAAGATTTTGCTATCCCTTTGTCCGACTCGCAGAAAATTCACGTAATTGAGGCATTGGATGGACAATTAATTACGCATCGTATAGAGGAAACTCCTAAAATACAGGACGGCAATGCAGTGAGCGATATAGATCGTGATATTCTCAAAATTGCTGTGGTGAACCGTTATGCTGAGGCTCCGGTGGCTAGAGCGTTTATTAAAAGTTTTGGTTTAAAAAACGGTGCTATTGCTTCGTCAGTGGCGCATGACAGCCATAATATTGTTGCGGTAGGTACCGACGATGCAAGCATCTGTCGTGCAGTAAATCTTATTATACAGTATAAAGGAGGTGTCAGCGCTGTAACTTCTGGTGCAAAAGTGCAGGAAATGATATTACCTCTTCCGGTGGCCGGATTGATGAGTTTGGACGATGGCTACAAGGTGGCCCAAGCTTATACGGCTATTGATGCCATGGCCAAGGAAATGGGGAGTACCTTAAGCGCTCCCTTTATGACGCTTTCTTTTATGGCCTTGCTGGTAATTCCAGAGCTCAAACTAAGCGATAAAGGGCTATTTGACGGAGTAAAATTCGCCTTTATTTAG
- the lpxP gene encoding Lipid A biosynthesis palmitoleoyltransferase, which translates to MSLLPLRVLYFISDGIYGILYYIVRYRREVVMNNLLIAFPEKSEEERTAIAKSFYHKLIDSMIESLKLLSASDAFFEKRFRGNWEVVEQFYQNGRSVQLHLGHNFNWDWGNMMIARKTSFQFIGVYMPIHNKAFEKLFKKIRSRGGAHLINATKMAREFLPFRRSLYCLGLIADQSPGRIDKAKWFYFFNRKTAFTIGPAKSAITNDAVIVFAFIKCVKRGYYEVEFTVNTQHPREQNADQLTLQFVKFLENNIRQYPDMWLWSHRRWKHEWKEGDTVVT; encoded by the coding sequence ATGTCATTACTCCCACTTAGGGTGCTTTATTTCATTTCCGATGGCATATACGGCATTCTTTACTATATAGTCCGCTATCGCCGGGAAGTGGTAATGAACAATCTGCTTATTGCTTTCCCTGAAAAAAGCGAAGAGGAAAGAACTGCTATTGCAAAAAGCTTTTATCATAAATTAATCGATTCGATGATAGAATCGTTAAAACTGCTTTCAGCATCCGACGCTTTTTTTGAGAAAAGATTTAGAGGGAATTGGGAGGTTGTAGAGCAATTCTATCAAAACGGACGTTCGGTGCAGCTACATCTAGGACATAATTTTAACTGGGACTGGGGCAATATGATGATAGCCCGCAAAACCTCTTTCCAGTTTATTGGTGTATACATGCCTATCCACAATAAAGCATTTGAAAAACTATTCAAGAAAATACGTAGTCGCGGTGGTGCTCATCTCATCAATGCTACCAAGATGGCACGCGAATTTCTGCCTTTCCGTCGTTCGTTGTATTGTCTGGGTTTGATTGCAGATCAAAGCCCAGGTCGCATAGACAAAGCCAAATGGTTTTATTTCTTTAACAGAAAAACCGCTTTTACCATAGGCCCTGCTAAAAGCGCCATTACCAATGATGCAGTTATAGTATTCGCATTTATCAAATGTGTAAAGCGCGGCTACTATGAAGTAGAGTTTACCGTAAACACCCAACATCCGCGCGAGCAAAACGCAGATCAGCTCACTTTACAATTTGTTAAGTTTTTGGAAAATAACATTAGGCAATATCCGGATATGTGGTTGTGGAGCCATCGTAGATGGAAACATGAGTGGAAAGAAGGTGATACTGTAGTCACATAA